The segment acacacacacacacacacacacacacacacacacacacacacacacacacatgttaagatacagaaagagacacacacacacacacacacacacacacacacacacacacacatgttaagatacagaaagagacacacacacacacacacacacacacacacacacacacacacatgttaagtGTTGGATGccggagggacacacacacacacacacacacacacacacacacacacacacacatgttaagacacacacacacacacacacacacatgtatgtacagacacacacacagatgtggtgCTGCTAGACCAGGGGTGAGGGGTGAGGGAGGGACATTCAGTAATGCACATGAGCTAAACTCTAAGGGAACACAGTCAGTTCAGCTACTGAGATGGCTTTAGGCACAGTAGGCAAATCCATCACCAGCAATCAATTTCATTGATGTTAACCATGAGTTCACAGAAGGGGGAAACTTTTGGGGGCGCTAAAGCATTTCAATTTGGCCTATAATGAACAAAAAGAGCTGGTCATTTGGTGAGAGTCCCAGATTAGGCATTAGAGCTGGTCATTTGGTGAGAGTCCCAGAGGCATTGATCTGTCTGCACTGCAGCGCTGCAGATGGTTTAGATGAGGACACAGCACTCTGCTGGGGCGAGAGGAGGTGATATGGGAGTGCGTACTGACCACAAGGCGAGTGTGTACTGACCACCAGGTGAGTGTGTACTGACCACAAGACAAGTGTGTACTGACCACCAGGTGAGTGTGTACTGACCACAAGACAAGTGTGTACTGACCACCAGACGAGTGTGTGCTGACCACCAGACGAGTGTGTGCTGTCCAGGCGAGTGTGTACTGACCACAAGACGAGTGTGTGCTGACCACGAGACGAGTGTGTAGTGTCCAGGCGAGTGATgagatggaagtgtgtgtgtccagccgaGTGTGTAGTGTCCAGGTGAGTGATGAGATGGGAGTGTGTGTCCAGGCGAGTGatgagatgggtgtgtgtgtccaggcggTCCTGTGGCTTTACTCACTGAGCTGATGTTCCTCTGGTTGGtcttgactctctccatctccgtgGTGTCCGACAGCCCTCCGTACGAGACCTTCAGTCTCTCCGCCTCGTCCTTGTACTTTTTCTGCACACAGGGTGGACAGTGCATCTTTAATAGCAGCAACACACGTTTTCTGCACACAGGGTGGACAGTGCATCTTAAATAGCAGCAACACACGTTTTCTACACACAGGGTGGACAGTGTGTTTTCAATAGCAGCACCACACATTTTCTACACACAGGGTGGACAGTGTGTTTTCAATAGCAGCAACACACGTTGTCTACACACAGGGTGGACAGTGTGTTTTCAATAGCAGCAACACACGTTGTCTACACACAGGGTGGACAGTGTGTTTTCAATAGCAGCAACACACGTTGTCTACACACAGGGTGGACAGTGTGTTTTCAATAGTGGCAAGGCAACACACATTTTCTACACACAGGGTGGACAGTGTCTTTTCCATAGTGGCAACACACGTTGTCTACACGCAGGGTGGACAGTGTGTTTTCAATAGTGGCAAGGCAACACACATTTTCTACACACAGGGTGGACAGTGTGTTTTCAATAGTGGCAAGGCAACACACGTTGTCTACACACAGGGTGGACAGTGTGTTTTCAATAGTGGCAGGGCAACACACGTTGTCTACACACAGGGTGGACAGTGTGTTTTCAATAGTGGCAAGGCAACACACATTTTCTACACACAGGGTGGACAGTGTTGTTAATAGCGGCAAGGCAACACACATTGTCTACACACAGGGTGGACAGTGTGTTTTCAATAGTGGCAAGGCAACACACATTTTCTACACACAGGGTGGACAGTGTGTTTTCAATAGTTGCAAGGCAACACACATTTTCTACACACAGGGTGGACAGTGTGTTTTCAATAGTGGCAACACACATTTTCTACACACAGGGTGGACAGTGTGTTTTCAATAGTGGCAACACATGTTTTGctggtgtgctgtgctgtccagCCCTTTGCACAGGTTAGTTTCAGTGAGTGTCCAGTAGGGGCAGCGTTGTGACGGAGGGCTCACCTGGCTGTACAGGTCAATAACGGTCTGTCTGGAGGATTGCTAGTGCCAGTGCAGGGGGCACTGTGTGTTTTATACCAGTCAGGCCACTTAATTATTCACACcaataacgataacgataactatcaataaatatcgttctcattaacatgaatgacgacgttcacacataaactataacgataacgataacgacatgaagaacgatttcgttggggatcactttcagagcgattttgagaacgataaaaagctaatagccagtCAGAACTCATCGAATTTTAacagtcacattcattaacacaaggagatactttgtttatcgttgttcagtgtgaacgcttttatcgttatggttctagttatcgttatagttcttggtgtgaatgggcctttacacTCAGCTTGGTCTCCTCTCAGAGCACCAGGGTCAGCAGGGGCGTTCTGGAGCTCACCCCACTGGTCTCTTTCTCTAGGGGAGTGCCGAGTGTAGTTTCAGTGAGTGTCCAGTGGGGGCAGCGTTGTGACAGGGGGCTCACCTGGCTGTACACGTCCTTCAGGTAGGCGGCATGCAGCAGCTCAGGGGTGTCCGTCAGCGTGCCGTATGAGTGCTCCTTCAGCTTCTCCGTCTGCTTATAGTTCAGCTGAAACACACACCTGCGCGCGCCTTGCGCACAGACATGCCGCGGGCGGCGATACCGCCTGCCCTGCGTCGCCGGACGGACACACATGCGCCTtgcgctgcgcacacacatacacccacacagacacaggggtGCGTgcatacacatgcgcacacacacacacacacacacacacacacacacacacacacacacacactactgtatcAGTACTGGTGGATGCCCACCCAGAACAAACAGTACCATTTACTTACGTACATATATGAATACTTGAAATATACCTTCAAACTGCATGCAtggactctctccctcttcacagccacacacacggacacacacttaATGCCCTTCATGAGACAGGGGAGTGTGAGACACGGTGGGTCTGTACGAAACGGAACaaatgctgccttttaagatatcgaACAGGGGAGCGAGGGCTTCgttttgacacattttgaaggcagcattgATGTATCCTTCAACAAAGTTCATAGCCGTTACCTTGATGCCTGCAATGGCAAGTGACTCGGTAGAGAGCTGAAGGCAGCGAGACAGCAGACAGCTGCCCTACGTTTCGTACAGaccctgtgtgtctgtatgggtCAGCCTGAAGCAGAGCCCTTTTTACTCAACCACTCCATTCTCCCCCCTGCTGAAAAAAGCCTTTAGTCACCTGGCTGGTTATCTCGGAGGCCTTCTTGGCTCTCTGGATGTCAAGGACATCGCTGCTGATCTCCATGCCTTTGCCAATGATCTCCGTCTCAAGATCTTTGCGGTACTCTTTCTGCAGAGCAAGGATGGgatcagagctgtgtgtgtgagtgagtgtgtgtgtgtgtgtgtgttgttcaatAAATAGGTGAGTGGagagaagtgtgtatgtgtgtgtgtgtatgtgtgtgtgtgtgagtgtgtgtgtgtgtgtgtgtgtgtgtgtgtgtgtgagtgtgtgtgtgtgttaagggtattgttgtttgtttgtttgttgtgtgagaAGGTGAAGTGGTTGTGTTGTCTTCGTATGTTCTTTATGTCACAGTTATCATGCATCAATAAAACACATTAATCAGGGGATCAAGTGACTCTGAATCAGATTTGTCAGAACAAACAGAGCAGACCTGCTGTAGCAGATGCACgtcatgtgtgtttctgcagaCCTGCTGTAGCAGATGCACgtcatgtgtgtttctgcaaaCCTTCAGAGAAGCGTATGAACCATGGGCATACTCCTTGAATGTGGGCATGGGAAACCCCAGAGAGAGGTTATCACAACATGATACCCCATCATTGATTATCACATGATCCCATCATGGATTATGACATGACAGACTGGCCATAGAGTAGCACAGAGTGGGCGCCTGATCGACTGACTGGGGACCAGAGTAGCACAGAGTGGGCGCCTGACCGACTGACTGGGGACCAGAGTAGCACAGAGTGGGCGCCTGACCGACTGACTGGGGACCAGTGGGAGCTGCACGGTACCTCGTTGAGGATCTGCCCGGCGTTCTTCACCCGCAGCAGGTCTGGCGTGTCCTCCAGAGCCGACATCCCCTTCCCCTTCACCTCCAACTCCAGATCCTTCCTGTACTCCTTCTACAGAGAGGAAGCACAGCTGCTGACCATCTGTGGCCATCTGGGCTGGGTTGTGTTAAATTAAGGCACTGTGTCCATCTGGGCTGGGTTGTGTTAAATTAAGGAACTGTGTCCATCTGGGCTGGGTTGTGTTAAATTAAGGCACTGTGTCCATTCACACCAAATATATTCAAGATTAAatgcagaggcggacagagtacacagcttcattacttgagtaaaagtacagataccctttgctaaattttactccaAGTTCAAGTAAAggagtacaacagtcagatgtctacttaagtaaaagtactgaagtacttgtttttaaaaagtaCTTGATTATcaaagagtacaagagtagcctacattttctaaatgttgcattactactgccacagtgcttacatttatgtacagaagcgtcctacatggagttatgaaaatgttaatgttaataccttggagaatgtaaaatttgaaagtaaaatcaagtcattttttatctttttaccattttgccagggatgggcagtatttttaatgcatgtatttaaaatcattatttcaaatacaaaatactattttgtaattgaaacacagAGCGAAAACTATcgttaacttgttcagaaaattggaAATAGTCTGGcgggtggggccacaggttggcacattcgggatggacctgctgcgtcttcatccattgtttagtccatggtttcgtctcttatctaaatctgaccatagAGTTGACTTtgaagctgaaggtgattgctgataggctgtcccaatcagtgagCGCCTGCATAATCCAATCCGTTTGagaggaaacaacaaattgaggaaTTCGAGGAGATTTTTCTTTTAACTCcgcggttatggatagaaatgtagtggagtaaaagagTACtccacggttatggatagaaatgtagtggagtaaaagagtacaatatttgcctctcaaatgtacttgagtaaagtcatcgTGCTCCccaaaatgatactcgagtaaagtacagatccctcaaaatggtactcaagtactgtactcaagtaaatgtactccgttactgtccggctctgattAAATGAAGGCACTGTTTCCATTCACACCAGATACATTCAATACTTTTGAGTTGTTACTAAACATGATAATTCTGCTAATCAAAGACTCCTTACCAGTCAAGCAATGATAAACAAATTGCCAATGAGTTCATAATGTAAAGTTTAGAAGTCTTAAGGGACAACAGAAATGTTATTACAGAGTGTTATTGTTGTCTTACATCGCTGATGAGGCTAGTGGCGTTGCGGGCGGTGATGTATGCTGGGGTGAGGTCCACATCCACCAGAGCTCTGCCCCGCACAGTGTCCTCGTACTCCTTCCGGTACTTTCTCTGAGGACGGACACGAGCACATAGTTCCAGATGCTGACGCAAATAACACAAATCTCCCCATACAAATTCCATATGAAAGAGCTTGAATGGATAACAAAGTAAACACCAAACCacaaactagaaatgcaattcttgaaaacttgaatttccccttggggatcaaaaaagtatctatctatctatctatctatctatctatctatctaatttcaaggaattaccagtgcatgaaaatggcaACAATGTAATGTTAAATATAATTTATAGTTAAAAGAGATAATGCAAGCAAAGAGATGGGGGTGAAGAGagagtggttgctaggttgacatagTGGTGGTTGCTTGGTTGTTGCTAAGACACagatggtggttgctatgccaaataaagtggttgctatgctggttgctagggtaatcatgttggttgctatggtggttactAGGTTGACATGGTTTAATGGATATTGATAGACAAATAgcttaatgaatgttgatagaaAAATAGTTGAATGGGATCGGTATaggtagatagtttaatgaatgaatgaaaagttTTAAATGGATGGATGACGAGAGGACAGTTGGATGGAAGGTGCCTTGTATTCTTGTTGAATAGAGAAAGACACTGAGATAAAAGGAGCACAGTTGAGCAGGTGGCTGTTGGAACAGGTGCAAATCAGTGTTTACGACcctttatgatgtcataatgccCAATAGAAAGTCTATGGGAagaaataagcttgttttttgttaatatgtcAAAAAGTATAACGTTTACAATATGAAAAGTCATAGCACCCTGGTCCATTTGAAGaactacgttacaaagtttgaatgaagtttctaaacGGTTCAAGTGAAATAGCTtatggaaaaagtggtaagtAGAAGAAGAAGCAGCAGCCTAGGAAGAGCAGTACAGCGCATTTCCACTTCAACACCGCTATCAATGCAAGAAAACAAATGAATAGAGATATTTGCCAAGACTACATTTGGCTGCAGGGTGTATCAGAGAGGACGCCATGTGTGTATCAGAGAGGGGGCcgtgtgtgtatcagagagggggccatgtgtgtgtatcagagaggGGGCCGTGTGTGGATCAGAGAGGGGGCCGTGTGTGGATCAGAGAGGGGGCCGTGTGTGGATCAGAGAGGACGCCATGTGTGTATCAGAGAGggggccatgtgtgtgtatcagagaggGGGCCGTGTGTTTAACAGAGAGGGGGCcgtgtgtgtatcagagaggGGGCcgtgtgtgtatcagagagggggccgtgtgtgtgtatcagagaggGGGCCGTGTGTTTAACAGAGAGggggccatgtgtgtgtatcagagaggACGCcgtgtgtgtatcagagaggGGGCcgtgtgtgtatcagagaggGGGCcgtgtgtgtatcagagagtCTGTGTTTCACCGTGTCTGTGTTTCCATTGAGGAGATCTCAGCGCTCTGGGCTGTGTGGGACAGGGTCAGTGCCAGCAGCATCAGTGTGCTGTACAAACGCCCACCTGGGCACACTCAAGGCGTCCATGCTGATGCCTGATGCCGTACTGCATTTATATAAGTGGGGAGAGGTGCTtcagcaacacacagcacacacgaaCACTGCTACTCTGTTCAAATGTGCTTTGTTTTGTTATATAATCACATCATAATGTGGCATACCCCGCTTTGCATTTTCTGAGCTTCCTTGGACACTTTGTAAGACTGAGTTTCCACAAACTCCATCAGGGACTTGCCTCTTGATTTCTCATAGTCCTCTTTGTATTTGACCTGAGTGACCCACAAAAGATGAGATCAGGGTACACACACCACTTGTGAATGCTTGTAATGTTAATCAAAACAACTGCATTTTGGATTTATATATCAATGAGCAGCCCTGCAGCACTAATAACAGACCAAAACATGTTATGTCATGTGTTGCCCTATGGCACTGATAACAGACAAAAAACATGTCATGTGTTGCCTTGACATTTACTAGAACAATTTCTACAAGACTACAAGTGTATTGTAAATGTCTCAAAATGATGCTTTCCTAAAATCCTTAGTAATCGTAGGTCAGTTCAGTAGTGATGCATaggacacacacaaagcagagaGCGCTGTTTGCACATCAGAGATAGAGCTATAGAGCTGTGTGTGACTGACCTGGTGCTCTGGAGGgatgtgtgtgactgacctGGTGCtctggatggatgtgtgtgactgacctGGCTGTGTAGCACGGCATTCTCCTTGTGGTGGAGCTGTTCTGCTGTGTCCAAGGCGATGTGGTAGCGGCCCTTGGACTGCTCGTACTTCTTCCTGTACTCCACCTGAACACAGCCTCAGAGCAGCCAAATACACACTCAATACTCACTagatacacaacacatacacactcaatacTCACTagatacacaacacatacacactcataaagTACTCGCTagatacacaacacatacacactcaatacTCACTagatacacaacacatacacactcaatacTCGCTagatacacaacacatacacactcaatacTCGCTagatacacaacacatacacactcaatacTCACTagatacacaacacatacacactcaatacTCACTagatacacaacacatacacactcataaagTACAGCCACAGAGCGGCCCCAGAGCCTGATGTGTCATGGCATCCATTTTatccttatttatttattattataccaCCACCAGTGCTGATCTGTAATGCAACAGCTgaatacacaacacatacacactcataaagTACTCGCTagatacacaacacatacacactcaatacTTGCTAGATACACAACACATGTACACTCATAAAGTACTCACTAGATACAGTATGGAGGAGTATTGAGTATGGAGGAGTATGGAGGAGTATTGAGTATGGAGGAGTATGGAGGAGTATTGAGTATGGGGTAGGATGGGGTAGgatggaggaggatggaggagtaTGGAGGAGTATTGAGTATGGGGTAGGATGGGGTAGGATGGAGGAGtatggaggaggatggaggagtaTGGAGGTATTGAGTATGGGGTAGGATGGGGTAGGATGGAGGAGTATGGGGGTAGGATGGGGTAGGATGGAGGAGtatggaggaggatggaggaggatggaggatggaGAGTATGGGGTAGGATGGAGAGTATGGGGTAGGATGGGGTAGGATGGAGGAGGATGGGGTAGTATGGGGTAGgatggaggaggatggaggcaTACGTTGCTCTGCAGCTTGCTGGCGTGGAGAGTGTGACCCAGATGAAGCAGGTTAGGCAGATCTGTGGCTGGCTCATGCATCTGACCACTCTTGTACTTGACCtgaaggcaaacacacacacacacacacacacacacacacacacacacacacacacacacacacacacacacacacacacagaatgtgaaACATCCTGAATTGTCCTTCAACCATAGAGCTGCCACACTGTGTCAAATCATACACGCCCCTTGCATACATGCCTTACCTTTTACACGCACAGCATACAAAAGGGATGCACAAGGTGTTTGTCATCACTAAAACGTCTTCCTTTAGGTTTTGACCCCAATAATGAGCCCTGCAGGAGGTTCCATTGCACAGGCTTGAAGAAACTCTCTCAAGTTCCCAGTGACACAAGTCCGTGCCCCAGGGCCAGACACACAATAGCCTGTGGGGTCTGCCCACACAGTGATTCATAGAAAGTCTGTCCTTACGGATCAACTCAGCCCAGTCTCTGGATGCCCCACATACTGGAGGCGCGAGTCCGCACAGATATACAGGCCGCCACCCGAGAAGGGCACCAGAGACTGACCCCCCCTACTACGTTTCAAATGGAACGCCCCAAGCATTACATCACTAACAGGGGCATCAGGAAGATAACCAAGCAAAGAGGGGGCTACGGAGAGacacccctccctctcactttAGTCTTTAGGTGTTCTCTATGGGTTCTAAGGCTACACAGTGGCCTGTGTGCTTTATGGATTCTTGCTATGTCTCTGTGAGAGATTCTGTTCTCAgtgctgtgtctgtgcacaGAGGAACTAGCAGCAGTTCGTTTCAGTCAGAACCTGAAATCACTCCATTTGCGTTTAAAAGGTTCCCATGGAAACAGCTGCTAAGTGGCACGAATTACATGCGTTTTAAGGGCAATAAACGGGACCTGATTGACTGAATGAGACACGGAGGCGAAACGAGTGAAAAGGACCCCAGCAATTCACCCCACTCGGAGGGGAACTGAGACTGGACAGTCTTTCAATACCGGACCACTTCCACATTCCTCTAGCAAATAAAACCTGCCCTGCTAACACTGCACCTCACAGTGCAAAAGAGCCTTCAATGGAATTCAATTGAACACTACAACAAAATGAATTCTGCTTCAGTTTccatatatactatatatatatatatatatactgtatatacaatatacatattTAGTGCACGTCTGGCCTACAATATACATGGTGTACTTCTGTGCAAATAGGCCCCCACACAAAATTTCACAAAACTGACATAGAAGCATTCGATAAACAATGGATATTGAACAGCTGCTTAGATATTGAACAGCTGCTTAGATATTGAACAGCGCTGGATATTGAACAGCTGCTTAGATATTGAACAGCTGCTTAGATATTGAACAGCGCTGGATATTGAACAGCGCTGGATATTGAACAGCGCTGGATATTGAACAGCGCTGGATATTGAACAGCTGCTTAGATATTGAACAGCTGCTTAGATATTGAACAGCGCTGGATATTGAACAGCTGCTTAGATATTGAACAGCGCTGGATATTGAACAGCGCTGGATATTGAACAGCTGCTTAGATATTGAACAGCTGCTTAGATATTGAACAGCTGCTTAGATATTGAACAGCGCTGGATATTGAACAGCTGCTTAGATATTGAACAGCTGGATAGATATTGAACAACAGCTGGATATTGAACAACGCTTAGATATTGAACAAGCTGATCAAAATAAAAGTGGACCCATATGGAGCAAAACAGTGAAAAGGACActagtggggcagccgtggccctactgggggcagctgtggcctactgggggGCAGCGTGTGGCCtactgggggcagctgtggcctactggggggcagccgtggactactggggcagctgtggcctactgggggcagctgtggcctactgggggcagctgtggcctactgggggcagctgtggcctactgggggcagctgtggcctactgggggcagctgtggcctactgggggcagctgtggcctactgggggcagctgtggcctactgggggcagctgtggcctactgggggcagctgtggcctactgggggcagctgtggcctactgggggcagctgtggcctactgggggcagctgtggcctactgggggcagctgtggcctactgggggcagctgtggcctactgggggcagctgtggcctactgggggcagctgtggcctactgggggcagctgtggcctactgggggcagctgtggcctactgggggcagctgtggcctactgggggcagctgtggcctactgggggcagctgtggcctactgggggcagctgtggcctactgggggcagctgtggcctactgggggcagctgtggcctactgggggcagctgtggcctactgggggcagctgtggcctactgggggcagctgtggcctactgggggcagctgtggcctactgggggcagctgtggcctactgggggcagctgtggcctactgggggcagctgtggcctactgggggcagctgtggcctactgggggcagctgtggcctactgggggcagctgtggcctactgggggcagctgtggcctactgggggcagctgtggcctactgggggcagctgtggcctactgggggcagctgtggcctactgggggcagctgtggcctactgggggcagctgtggcctactgggggcagctgtggcctactgggggcagctgtggcctactgggggcagctgtggcctactgggggcagctgtggcctactgggggcagctgtggcctactgggggcagctgtggcctactgggggcagctgtggcctactgggggcagctgtggcctactgggggcagctgtggcctactgggcAGAAATAAAGTGAATCGCGAATAGACACGGGTGACAGCTAAAACAGTGAAAAGGACActagtggggcagccgtggcctactggggggcagctgtggcctactggggggcagccgtggcctactggggggcagctgtggcctactggggggcagccgtggactactggttagggcttcgggctcgtaactgaagggttgccggttcgatccgtgaccagtaggaaaaatgtgggtgggggaagtggttgagcactgctctcccatgcccacatccatggctgaagtgcccttgagcaaggcccctaacccctcactgctctcccatgcccacatccactgctgaagtgcccttgagcaaggcacctaacccctcactgctccctgagcgccgctgtagcaggcagctcactgcgccgggattagtgtgtgcttcacctcactgtgtgttcactaattcatggatgggataaatgcaatcgaactggcaacccgaAGCCCCAACCATGGCTGCCCCCCATGCTGAAAACCATGGAGTCTGAGAAATGGAATTTGGAAAGCTTAGTGCACTACACTCATATCGGTGTGAGCATGCAGTCTGCTTAGTGCACTACACTCATATCGGTGTGAGCATGCAGTCTGCTTAGTGCACTACACTCATGTTGGTGTGAGCATGCAGTCTGCTTAGTGTTGACTGGTCGGTGTGAGCATGCAGTCTGCTTGAGTGTTGACTGGTGGATGTGACGGTAGATTCCTCTGGATTCCTCTGGACTCACCTGGCTAGCGAGGGCTGAGGCCGCCTGGGTGTGTTTGAAGGACACACAGTCTCCAGGGTTATACTGGGGCTTCTGTCCCTTTTGGTCCCTCTCAAACTTCTCCTTATATTTCACCTGAGGACACACAGAGGATGAGAAGGATCAGAAGGATGGGAAGGCACAAGGGGCCCCTCGATCACGCCGCGGAGGCACGAGGGGCCCCCCCAATCACGCCGCGGAGGCACGAGGGGGCCCCCCCCAATCACGCCGCGGAGGCACAAGGGGCCCCTCGATCACGCAGCGGATTGAGGACACAGAAAGGGAGTGGAGTGAATGAGAAGGCTTTTGGAAAAGAACATGTGGGAAGAAACATCGGCAGCAGTGAACAGATGAAAAGAACACCAAAATAAAAGAGtgcaaaaaaaagatgaaagatAGACACAATCACCA is part of the Alosa alosa isolate M-15738 ecotype Scorff River chromosome 16, AALO_Geno_1.1, whole genome shotgun sequence genome and harbors:
- the LOC125309769 gene encoding nebulin-like isoform X1 → MEFVETQSYKVSKEAQKMQSGRKYRKEYEDTVRGRALVDVDLTPAYITARNATSLISDKEYRKDLELEVKGKGMSALEDTPDLLRVKNAGQILNEKEYRKDLETEIIGKGMEISSDVLDIQRAKKASEITSQLNYKQTEKLKEHSYGTLTDTPELLHAAYLKDVYSQKKYKDEAERLKVSYGGLSDTTEMERVKTNQRNISSLRYTWDSKLMRGLMSSVTETPEIVLARENAKNFSDVKYREGVGSGTAVKETPEMERVRRNQENISSVRYKKPAGQATSVGMTPELERVKQNQENISSIKYQKGLQEVKGLLVQNWTLLKCGVSASLKMTSPWPSTMRTLSARGVVVAPLGWRRA